From Gemmatimonadaceae bacterium, a single genomic window includes:
- the uvrA gene encoding excinuclease ABC subunit UvrA, with the protein MPEERLIVRGAREHNLKNIDIAIPRDRLTVITGLSGSGKSSLAFDTIYAEGQRRYVESLSAYARQFLGLMEKPDVDAIEGLSPAISIEQKSAGHNPRSTVGTVTEIYDYLRLLYARAGTPHCPNCGRAVERQSATQIADTILTWPANTRIEVLAPLVRGRKGEFRDLLESARKQGFVRAMIDGKLIELASPPKLAKTQNHSISVIVDRLAVREEDRGRLTDSLETALKLADGLVEVARHGGEGSPASQIFSERYGCPECGISLTELEPRQFSFNSPFGACPECGGLGTRREVTEELILGDPRISILEGVILPWGEPTGHLRKSMLPALAKQYKFDLNAPWGELPPKVREVILHGTAGRKTTFRLDTERFHGEYQGAWEGVLSLVQRRYRETTSDAVRVELEEFMVEAPCTACGGRRLKPESLAVTVGGKNIGELVELSVTAALRFFESQPLRSNGKPGLDASIAGPILKEVKERLRFLADVGLDYLTLSRSAESLSGGEAQRIRLATQIGSRLVGVLYILDEPSIGLHQRDNARLLATLRQLRDLGNTVIVVEHDEETMREADHLIDLGPGAGRHGGEVVAQGTVDEVAHNPASLTGRYLSGELRIDVPAPDERRAPQRGRALRVEGARAHNLANLTVDFPLGLFVAVTGVSGSGKSTLVEDIVHRSLARHFYRARLIPGEHDRILGLEHIDKVIDIDQSPIGRTPRSNPATYTGLFTPIRELFAELPDAKIRGYGPGRFSFNVKGGRCEACEGDGLVKIEMHFLPDVYVPCEVCKGKRYNRETLEVRFRGASIADVLDMTVEDAATFFANQPRVRQKLETLVDVGLGYVHLGQSATTLSGGEAQRVKLATELSKRDTGRTFYILDEPTTGLHFEDVRLLLRVLHRLVDKGNTVLVIEHNLDVIKTADWIIDLGPEGGANGGRIIATGTPEAVAKTPGSSTGDFLRRVLAQPAKPLAARTRARRVEAETAHQ; encoded by the coding sequence ATGCCCGAAGAGCGGCTGATCGTTCGCGGCGCGCGCGAACACAATCTCAAGAACATCGACATCGCGATTCCCCGCGACCGATTGACGGTGATCACCGGTCTCTCGGGCTCGGGGAAGTCGTCGCTGGCGTTCGACACGATTTACGCCGAAGGTCAGCGGCGCTACGTCGAGTCGCTGTCGGCGTACGCGCGACAGTTCTTGGGCCTCATGGAGAAGCCGGACGTCGACGCGATCGAAGGGTTGTCGCCGGCGATCTCGATCGAGCAGAAGTCGGCGGGGCACAATCCCCGGTCGACGGTCGGCACGGTCACCGAGATCTACGATTATCTGCGTCTGCTCTATGCCCGCGCCGGAACCCCGCACTGTCCGAATTGCGGGCGGGCGGTCGAGCGCCAGAGCGCGACGCAGATCGCGGATACGATTCTGACGTGGCCGGCCAACACGCGCATCGAGGTGCTGGCGCCGCTCGTGCGCGGGCGCAAGGGCGAGTTCCGCGATCTGCTCGAATCGGCGCGCAAGCAGGGATTCGTGCGGGCGATGATCGACGGCAAACTCATCGAGCTCGCGAGCCCGCCCAAGCTGGCCAAGACGCAGAACCACAGCATCTCGGTGATCGTCGACCGCCTGGCGGTGCGCGAGGAGGATCGCGGCCGCCTAACGGACTCGCTCGAGACCGCGCTCAAGCTGGCCGACGGGCTCGTCGAAGTGGCCCGCCACGGCGGCGAGGGCTCGCCGGCGTCGCAGATTTTCTCCGAGCGGTACGGGTGCCCCGAATGCGGCATCTCGCTCACCGAGCTCGAGCCGCGACAGTTCTCGTTCAACTCGCCGTTCGGCGCCTGTCCCGAATGCGGTGGGTTAGGCACGCGCCGCGAGGTGACCGAAGAGCTCATCCTCGGCGATCCGCGCATCTCGATCCTCGAGGGCGTCATTCTTCCGTGGGGCGAGCCGACGGGCCATTTGCGCAAGTCGATGCTCCCCGCCCTCGCCAAACAATACAAATTCGATCTCAACGCGCCGTGGGGCGAGCTGCCGCCGAAGGTGCGCGAGGTGATTCTGCACGGCACCGCGGGGCGCAAGACCACGTTCCGTCTCGACACCGAGCGATTCCACGGCGAATACCAGGGCGCGTGGGAAGGCGTGCTCTCGCTCGTGCAGCGCCGCTATCGCGAAACGACGTCGGATGCCGTGCGCGTGGAGCTCGAAGAGTTCATGGTCGAAGCCCCGTGCACTGCGTGCGGCGGCCGTCGCCTCAAACCCGAGTCGCTCGCGGTCACCGTGGGCGGCAAGAACATCGGCGAGCTGGTCGAACTGTCGGTCACCGCGGCGCTGCGGTTCTTCGAGTCGCAACCGCTCCGGTCTAACGGAAAGCCGGGGCTCGATGCCTCCATCGCCGGACCGATCCTCAAGGAAGTGAAGGAGCGGCTGCGGTTCCTTGCCGACGTCGGGCTCGACTATCTCACGCTCAGTCGGTCCGCCGAATCGTTGTCGGGCGGCGAGGCCCAACGCATTCGGTTGGCAACGCAGATCGGGTCGCGGTTGGTCGGCGTGCTCTACATCCTGGACGAGCCGTCGATCGGTCTGCACCAGCGCGACAACGCGCGGCTCCTCGCGACGCTGCGCCAGCTGCGCGACCTCGGCAACACGGTGATCGTGGTCGAGCACGACGAAGAAACGATGCGCGAGGCCGATCACCTGATCGACCTGGGTCCCGGCGCCGGCCGCCACGGCGGCGAGGTCGTCGCGCAAGGCACGGTGGACGAAGTCGCGCACAATCCCGCGTCGCTCACCGGCCGCTACCTGAGCGGCGAGCTGCGCATCGACGTGCCCGCACCCGACGAGCGCCGTGCGCCCCAGCGTGGTCGAGCGCTGCGCGTCGAGGGCGCGCGCGCACACAACCTGGCCAACCTGACCGTCGACTTCCCGTTAGGCCTGTTCGTCGCCGTCACCGGCGTGTCGGGGTCCGGCAAGTCCACGCTCGTCGAAGACATCGTCCACCGGTCGCTCGCGCGCCACTTCTATCGCGCGCGGCTCATCCCCGGCGAGCACGACCGCATCCTGGGACTCGAGCACATCGACAAGGTCATCGACATCGACCAGAGTCCCATCGGCCGCACGCCGCGAAGCAATCCGGCAACCTACACCGGCCTGTTCACACCGATCCGCGAGCTGTTCGCCGAGCTGCCCGACGCCAAGATCCGCGGCTACGGACCGGGACGGTTCTCGTTCAACGTGAAAGGCGGGCGCTGCGAGGCGTGTGAGGGCGACGGCCTGGTGAAAATCGAGATGCACTTCCTTCCGGACGTCTACGTCCCGTGCGAGGTGTGCAAGGGCAAGCGCTACAATCGGGAGACGCTCGAGGTCCGCTTCCGCGGCGCGTCCATCGCCGACGTGCTCGACATGACGGTCGAAGACGCGGCCACGTTTTTCGCCAACCAGCCGCGCGTTAGGCAGAAGCTCGAAACGCTCGTCGACGTCGGCCTCGGGTACGTGCATCTGGGGCAGAGCGCCACCACCCTCTCGGGCGGCGAGGCCCAGCGCGTCAAGCTGGCCACCGAGCTCTCCAAGCGCGACACGGGCCGCACATTCTATATCCTCGATGAGCCCACCACCGGACTCCACTTCGAGGACGTCCGTCTTCTGCTGCGCGTGCTGCATCGCCTGGTCGACAAGGGCAACACGGTCCTCGTGATCGAACACAACCTCGACGTGATCAAGACCGCCGACTGGATCATCGACCTCGGTCCGGAAGGCGGCGCCAACGGAGGACGGATCATCGCCACGGGGACGCCGGAGGCCGTCGCGAAAACGCCGGGCTCGTCGACCGGCGATTTCCTTCGCAGAGTCCTGGCGCAGCCGGCGAAACCTCTGGCCGCGCGCACGCGGGCTCGTCGCGTGGAGGCGGAGACGGCGCATCAATGA